One genomic window of Tachypleus tridentatus isolate NWPU-2018 chromosome 12, ASM421037v1, whole genome shotgun sequence includes the following:
- the LOC143233171 gene encoding uncharacterized protein LOC143233171, with amino-acid sequence MLLTNTCEFFILFAISLTQEVNYSEIRKLLLGRTCAPKDTCQTRTRQVDDLQIRHCMCDFLCEEYGDCCVDAVLSGYSKEQWKCASFTQFGYLYIKHKCKEGWVGDDKIHTQCENDVKKNGGLISAMPVSNNETGVTYKNYFCAICNGELLNKVIWTPRLECPTVDKYYMKDLTTSEKIQNLTYENLYQSWGFWINHKSHGWIFHNCTTYPQMPDSIKIKYRSCREDLVSECPLTWKDNEVKQKCATYMGAMYTRHKGYRNIHCAICNNISLTELRCRSTLSKGVAGRTFNFNAFSLLFDININMGDIVGKDAICEYEERYDIFLKRCVNTVCGLSGYKYVDGECILPKLSMFTNDSSGFPTKDFPSQVDTTERADLSTELIELSVGSNKTHQETSTITSVNDTTEQATNRNASISTLPTELMKKDIFEYPQDFKTCPKVNIHEDEYILIGNDDIFVPKYKQAYNRSYYIFQGTSLLVCINETSLTESKESFSVYMGYVSNIGLGISVICLILHFITFIIVPELQNICGRNLASLSVALIISYSCFILGQFNILSNVACFVIAIVMYYFFLASFFWMNILAFDVWRTLRMATKDLRLSGGRQWCRFVSYSMFCWIVPIIIVVLSVIVENIRQVPQEYRPAFGINHCWFNHRKPLLVFFAAPVATIMFVNIIFFVLSARMIVATSNTTAKHQSSCSSPKRNLQLYTKLALLMGLSWAFGLVAGYSGLEVLWYIFVFFNTLQGVFIFFAFSCTKKIRKHLIDKIFTLSKPSVYRTTSMNSGTGSGSSYQSHCTLSSQLVHGSSSLRETSPNHNICQSLS; translated from the coding sequence ATGCTTTTAACCAACACATGTGAATTTTTCATTCTATTCGCCATATCATTAACTCAAGAAGTGAATTATTCAGAAATTAGAAAGTTGTTACTTGGAAGAACGTGTGCACCGAAAGACACATGTCAAACACGAACTCGACAGGTGGACGATCTTCAGATAAGACATTGTATGTGTGACTTCTTATGCGAAGAGTATGGCGACTGTTGTGTTGACGCAGTCCTTTCTGGATACAGTAAAGAACAGTGGAAGTGTGCCAGCTTTACACAATTTggatatttatacattaaacataaATGTAAAGAAGGTTGGGTAGGAGATGACAAAATTCATACTCAGTGTGAAAACGATGTAAAGAAAAATGGAGGTCTCATAAGTGCAATGCCAGTTTCTAACAATGAAACCGGTGTTACATATAAAAACTACTTCTGCGCCATTTGTAATGGCGAGCTGCTTAATAAGGTAATCTGGACTCCCCGGCTGGAGTGTCCAACGGTtgataaatattacatgaaagaTTTGACAACAAGCGAGAAGATACAAAACTTAACGTATGAAAATTTGTACCAGAGTTGGGGATTTTGGATTAACCATAAATCTCATGGATGGATCTTCCACAACTGCACCACTTACCCTCAGATGCCAGactccataaaaataaaataccgaTCTTGTCGAGAGGATCTTGTCTCTGAATGTCCACTTACCTGGAAAGACAATGAAGTAAAACAGAAATGTGCAACATACATGGGAGCTATGTATACACGTCATAAAGGCTACCGTAATATCCACTGTGCAATCTGTAACAACATAAGCCTCACTGAACTAAGATGCAGATCAACCTTAAGCAAAGGTGTTGCAGGAAGGACTTTCAATTTCAACGCTTTTTCCCTTCTTTTTGACATCAACATAAATATGGGAGACATTGTTGGCAAGGATGCTATATGCGAATACGAAGAACGATATGATATATTTTTGAAACGTTGTGTTAACACAGTTTGTGGTCTCTCTGGTTACAAATACGTAGATGGTGAATGCATTCTTCCAAAATTATCAATGTTTACAAACGATTCATCAGGATTCCCTACTAAAGATTTCCCATCACAAGTAGATACTACAGAAAGAGCAGATTTATCCACAGAACTCATCGAGCTCTCAGTAGGATCAAATAAGACACACCAAGAGACATCAActattacaagtgttaatgataCAACAGAACAAGCCACAAATAGGAACGCCAGTATCTCTACCCTACCTACTGAATTAATGAAGAAAGATATATTTGAATACCCTCAAGATTTCAAGACTTGTCCTAAAGTTAACATCCACGAAGATGAATACATACTCATCGGAAACGATGACATATTTGTTCCAAAATATAAGCAAGCCTATAATCGGTCGTATTACATCTTTCAAGGTACGAGTTTGCTGGTTTGTATAAATGAAACAAGTCTAACTGAGAGTAAAGAATCATTTTCAGTGTACATGGGGTATGTTAGTAACATTGGATTAGGAATTTCTGTGATTTGTTTAATTCTTCATTTCATCACCTTCATCATAGTTCCAGAACTTCAGAATATCTGTGGGCGAAACTTGGCATCTTTATCTGTTGCATTAATAATCAGTTATTCTTGTTTCATTCTTGGCCAGTTTAACATTCTCTCTAATGTTGCTTGTTTTGTTATAGCTATAgtgatgtattatttttttttggcTTCGTTCTTCTGGATGAATATTTTGGCTTTTGACGTTTGGCGGACACTGCGAATGGCTACGAAAGACCTTCGATTATCAGGTGGAAGACAGTGGTGTCGTTTCGTATCGTATTCTATGTTCTGTTGGATAGTGcctataattattgttgttttatcggTTATCGTAGAAAATATTAGACAGGTACCACAAGAGTATAGACCTGCATTTGGCATAAACCACTGCTGGTTCAACCACAGGAAACCATTATTAGTTTTCTTTGCAGCACCTGTTGCGACGATTATgtttgtaaacattatattttttgtcCTAAGCGCGCGAATGATTGTGGCTACGTCTAATACCACAGCCAAACACCAAAGCTCCTGCAGTTCACCAAAAAGAAACTTGCAGCTGTACACCAAGTTAGCTTTACTTATGGGTTTGTCCTGGGCGTTTGGCCTCGTAGCAGGTTATTCTGGTTTAGAAGTATTGTGGTACatctttgtgttttttaataccCTCCAAggagtatttattttctttgctttCTCCTGTACTAAAAAAATACGAAAGCATCTTATAGACAAGATTTTCACTTTGTCCAAGCCGTCTGTTTACCGAACCACCAGCATGAACTCTGGTACTGGTTCTGGATCAAGTTACCAATCACATTGCACTCTTAGTTCTCAGTTGGTACACGGGAGTTCATCTCTTCGGGAAACGAGCCCAAACCACAACATATGTCAATCATTATCCTGA